One Clostridium sp. CM027 genomic window carries:
- the cbiB gene encoding adenosylcobinamide-phosphate synthase CbiB, producing the protein MIDLILAVMLDLLIGDPYWFKHPVIYIGKLISKLDKLGRTICKTNGQIKVFGGIIVVIVALSSFLVPFIILRISNKFFWLYHILNIILLWTTIAARCLHKEGKKVYDSLVNNDIYDARVKLSYLVGRDTKTLTEYEIVRADVETIAENTADGVIAPILYALLGGAPLAMMYKGINTMDSMLGYMNEKYKYIGFFPAKTDDVFNFIPARITGFLICLASPLVRGNIACSIKVMIRDRKNHKSPNCAYPEGAAAGAMGVRLGGTNEYFGEKMYKPTIGNKINDLGKEHIIDTIKLMYGAMFYLIIICMLYEICVYMKY; encoded by the coding sequence ATAATAGATTTAATTTTAGCGGTAATGTTAGACTTATTAATTGGAGATCCATATTGGTTTAAACATCCGGTGATTTATATAGGAAAGCTTATTTCTAAATTAGATAAGTTAGGCAGAACGATATGTAAAACTAATGGTCAAATTAAAGTTTTTGGCGGAATTATTGTAGTTATAGTAGCACTTTCTAGTTTTTTAGTGCCTTTTATAATTTTGAGGATTTCTAATAAGTTTTTTTGGTTGTACCATATTCTCAATATAATATTGCTTTGGACTACAATAGCTGCTAGATGCCTTCATAAAGAAGGTAAGAAGGTTTATGATTCTTTAGTTAATAATGATATTTATGACGCAAGAGTTAAATTATCGTACCTTGTAGGGAGAGATACAAAAACCCTTACTGAGTATGAAATAGTAAGAGCTGATGTGGAGACCATTGCAGAGAATACAGCAGATGGTGTTATAGCCCCTATTCTCTATGCATTATTAGGGGGAGCACCTTTAGCTATGATGTATAAGGGCATAAATACCATGGATTCAATGCTTGGATATATGAATGAAAAATATAAATATATTGGTTTCTTTCCAGCTAAAACAGACGATGTATTTAATTTTATACCAGCAAGAATAACAGGATTTTTAATCTGTTTGGCATCACCACTTGTTCGAGGAAATATTGCTTGCAGTATAAAAGTGATGATAAGAGATAGAAAAAATCATAAAAGTCCTAATTGTGCTTATCCAGAAGGAGCAGCAGCGGGGGCTATGGGAGTTAGACTAGGTGGTACGAATGAATATTTTGGAGAAAAAATGTATAAACCAACAATAGGAAACAAAATAAACGATTTGGGGAAAGAACATATAATAGATACAATAAAATTAATGTATGGGGCAATGTTTTATTTAATAATAATATGCATGTTATATGAAATATGCGTATATATGAAATATTAG
- the trmB gene encoding tRNA (guanosine(46)-N7)-methyltransferase TrmB, producing MRLRKKYWARPELETSHIVITDQYDHKGKWNEEFKNNNAIHLELGCGKGRFISEKSRRDLDINFVGIDLKDEVLVFALRKVIEVREVEGEQDINVRLMPMNIMLIDDVFAKDEISRIYINFCNPWPKDRHNKRRLTHTKFLTSYKKFLKPGSEVWFKTDDTELFEESVDYFKECGFEILFSTYDLHKSDFKDNVVTEYEAKFTEIGKQAMFLQAKLI from the coding sequence ATGCGCTTAAGAAAAAAATATTGGGCTAGGCCAGAGCTGGAAACTAGTCATATTGTAATAACTGACCAATATGATCACAAAGGAAAATGGAATGAAGAGTTTAAAAATAACAATGCAATTCATCTAGAACTAGGTTGCGGTAAAGGTAGATTTATATCAGAAAAGTCCAGGAGAGATCTCGATATCAATTTTGTAGGCATTGATTTAAAAGATGAGGTTCTGGTATTTGCCCTTAGAAAAGTTATAGAAGTAAGAGAAGTTGAAGGGGAACAAGACATAAATGTACGTCTTATGCCAATGAACATTATGCTTATTGATGATGTGTTTGCAAAAGATGAGATAAGCAGAATTTATATAAATTTTTGTAATCCTTGGCCAAAAGACAGACATAATAAAAGAAGATTAACTCATACTAAGTTCTTGACGAGCTATAAGAAATTCTTAAAACCGGGATCTGAAGTTTGGTTCAAAACAGATGATACAGAGTTATTCGAAGAATCGGTAGATTATTTCAAAGAGTGTGGGTTTGAAATATTATTTTCAACCTATGATTTGCATAAGAGTGATTTTAAAGATAACGTAGTTACAGAATATGAAGCTAAATTCACAGAAATAGGCAAACAAGCTATGTTTCTACAGGCAAAATTAATTTAG
- a CDS encoding cobyric acid synthase, giving the protein MAKVMVQGTASSVGKSILVTALCRIFVQDGFSVCPFKSQNMSLNSYITLDGKEMGRAQVLQAYAAGLEPEVYMNPILLKPTSDKKCQIIVNGKVFGNSTAMEYHNMKLEFKDMLKKQFEELEKKFDIIVMEGAGSPAEINLRDRDIVNMGMAELIDAPVILAGDIDKGGVFASLAGTLLLLNEAEKKRVKATIINKFRGDLEILKPGLTMLEDIIHIPCAGVVPYFRLELEDEDGAVEFNKKITAPIDIAVIKLPHISNFTDLDALKAEEDVSVRFVTTKGELGTPDLLIIPGTKNTIDDLISLRNSGLAEAVQQYSVQGNVLGICGGYQMLGNSLSDPNGLEGNSKETEGMKLLDVDTIFEDEKITTRVKARSINIRDTSIETYGYEIHMGICKYGHNAKPLFEIYDKNGSDTSSFDGAINAGGNVMGTYIHGVFDGVEFREHMINTLRVKKAMEPKKSKVYENLREKELDKLADIVRDNVDMDSIYKIIGIKRKS; this is encoded by the coding sequence ATGGCTAAAGTAATGGTTCAAGGAACCGCTTCATCAGTAGGAAAAAGCATATTAGTAACAGCACTTTGCAGAATTTTTGTGCAAGATGGGTTTTCAGTATGTCCTTTTAAGTCACAGAATATGTCATTGAATTCTTATATTACATTGGATGGAAAAGAAATGGGACGTGCGCAGGTGCTTCAAGCCTATGCGGCAGGATTGGAGCCAGAGGTATATATGAATCCGATTTTATTAAAACCTACCTCGGATAAAAAGTGCCAAATTATCGTTAATGGAAAGGTTTTTGGGAATAGTACAGCTATGGAATATCATAATATGAAATTGGAATTCAAAGACATGTTAAAAAAGCAGTTTGAAGAATTAGAGAAGAAGTTTGATATTATAGTAATGGAAGGAGCAGGTAGCCCAGCAGAAATTAATTTAAGAGATAGAGATATAGTGAATATGGGAATGGCGGAACTTATAGATGCACCTGTGATACTCGCAGGAGATATAGATAAGGGTGGAGTATTTGCGTCACTAGCAGGGACTTTGCTTTTGCTTAATGAGGCCGAGAAAAAAAGAGTTAAAGCCACTATTATTAATAAGTTTAGAGGAGATTTAGAAATCTTAAAGCCAGGACTTACAATGCTTGAGGATATTATACATATTCCATGTGCAGGAGTAGTTCCTTATTTTAGATTGGAACTCGAAGATGAAGATGGTGCAGTAGAATTTAACAAAAAAATTACTGCACCTATTGATATTGCTGTAATAAAGCTTCCACATATATCGAATTTTACGGATTTAGACGCATTAAAGGCTGAAGAAGATGTATCAGTTAGATTTGTTACAACTAAAGGAGAATTGGGCACACCAGACCTCCTTATCATACCGGGAACAAAAAATACTATTGATGATTTAATTTCTTTAAGAAATTCGGGACTTGCAGAAGCGGTTCAGCAATATAGTGTACAAGGTAACGTATTAGGCATTTGTGGAGGCTATCAAATGTTAGGAAATAGCTTAAGTGACCCTAATGGCTTAGAGGGAAATTCAAAAGAAACAGAGGGTATGAAGCTTTTAGACGTAGACACAATATTTGAAGATGAGAAAATAACTACAAGAGTAAAGGCTCGTAGCATTAACATTAGGGATACTAGTATAGAAACTTATGGTTACGAAATACATATGGGAATTTGTAAATATGGTCATAATGCAAAACCACTTTTTGAAATCTATGATAAGAATGGTTCTGATACGTCATCCTTCGATGGAGCAATAAATGCAGGTGGAAATGTTATGGGTACATATATTCATGGAGTTTTTGATGGAGTAGAGTTTAGAGAACATATGATTAATACTTTAAGGGTAAAAAAAGCTATGGAACCTAAAAAATCTAAGGTTTATGAAAATCTAAGAGAAAAAGAATTAGACAAGCTAGCAGATATAGTTAGAGATAATGTAGATATGGATTCAATCTATAAAATCATAGGAATAAAAAGAAAAAGTTAG
- a CDS encoding site-2 protease family protein translates to MIPAILLAFTFHEYAHAIVADRLGDKTPRFQGRLTLNPIAHIDPMGFLMIILVGFGWAKPVQTNPSAFKNYYKDDLKVSVAGPIANLILGFVFAILTVLFSKFPPIHGGLYTIISQILIITGYLNCILFFLNLVPIPGFDGSHIVRDLFPKFFYNLPDTIYRYQFLIFMVLILPILPGGQSVFTYIVQAPGLWLFKQFLNIAGMF, encoded by the coding sequence ATGATACCCGCAATTTTATTAGCATTTACTTTTCATGAGTATGCGCATGCTATCGTAGCAGATAGGTTAGGAGACAAAACTCCACGATTTCAAGGGAGACTTACGCTGAATCCAATCGCACATATAGATCCAATGGGATTTCTTATGATTATATTAGTAGGGTTTGGTTGGGCAAAGCCTGTTCAGACAAATCCTAGTGCATTTAAAAATTATTATAAGGATGATTTGAAAGTTTCAGTTGCAGGCCCAATTGCTAATCTAATTCTAGGGTTTGTATTTGCAATTCTTACTGTGTTATTTTCGAAATTTCCACCAATTCATGGTGGATTATATACTATTATTAGCCAAATTTTAATAATTACAGGGTACCTAAATTGTATTTTGTTTTTTCTTAATTTAGTGCCAATACCGGGATTTGATGGATCTCATATAGTTAGGGATTTGTTCCCAAAGTTTTTTTACAATTTACCAGATACAATTTATAGGTATCAATTCTTAATATTTATGGTGTTAATATTGCCTATATTACCTGGTGGACAATCAGTTTTTACTTATATCGTGCAAGCGCCAGGGTTATGGTTATTTAAACAATTTTTAAATATTGCAGGGATGTTTTAA
- a CDS encoding phosphodiester glycosidase family protein: MKKIEKCGKRKKRSQSTLVLFFIIFELTFTAITGPFMIYYGPFKNVKTTVVGAAMTTLTLQWLATSFLSDEKIKEIMKDQVVETIAQNNSDGVNVENKDDNSIERYDIKGTKYKGHVLVISDATRLKVGYSSKLGEEGQLTSDIAKNNNAIAAVNAGAFTDKAGDKKWTGTGANPTGIIMSNGKEIFNDIKNENEKTEVVAFTKSGNLLVGAHSIKEMKELEVMEAVSFGPALIVNGHKTINTGDGRQGIAPRTAIGQRKDGAIILLVIDGRQIGSLGANLREVQDILYDYGAYNATNLDGGSSSTLFYDDEIINNPSDSYGERSIPSIIYVESRQ; this comes from the coding sequence ATGAAAAAAATAGAAAAATGTGGGAAGAGAAAAAAAAGAAGTCAAAGCACGCTTGTTTTATTTTTTATAATATTTGAATTAACTTTTACAGCTATTACAGGCCCATTTATGATTTATTATGGTCCGTTTAAAAATGTAAAGACTACAGTGGTAGGCGCAGCAATGACCACTCTTACATTACAATGGCTAGCAACATCATTTTTATCCGATGAAAAAATAAAAGAAATTATGAAGGACCAAGTAGTGGAAACTATAGCTCAAAATAACTCGGATGGCGTAAATGTAGAAAATAAAGATGATAATAGTATTGAAAGATATGATATTAAAGGGACAAAATATAAAGGGCATGTGTTAGTAATCAGTGACGCGACTAGATTAAAAGTAGGGTATAGTAGTAAGCTCGGCGAAGAAGGGCAATTAACTAGTGATATTGCAAAAAATAATAATGCAATTGCAGCGGTTAATGCTGGCGCGTTTACAGATAAAGCTGGTGACAAAAAATGGACAGGAACGGGAGCGAATCCAACAGGAATTATAATGTCTAATGGTAAAGAAATTTTTAATGATATAAAAAATGAAAATGAAAAAACAGAGGTTGTAGCATTTACTAAATCGGGAAATTTATTAGTTGGAGCTCATTCAATTAAAGAGATGAAAGAGCTTGAAGTGATGGAAGCAGTATCTTTTGGTCCGGCACTTATAGTTAATGGACATAAAACTATAAATACGGGTGACGGACGTCAGGGGATAGCACCTAGAACAGCTATTGGACAAAGGAAAGATGGTGCAATAATATTATTAGTTATTGATGGTAGACAGATAGGTAGTTTAGGTGCTAATTTAAGAGAGGTGCAAGATATATTGTATGATTATGGGGCTTATAATGCTACTAATTTAGATGGAGGTTCTTCTTCTACATTGTTTTATGATGATGAAATTATAAACAATCCTAGCGATAGCTATGGAGAAAGATCTATACCTTCAATTATTTATGTGGAGAGTAGGCAATAA